The genomic stretch GAAGTGGCTGACCTTGCCCTCGTGGGTGGTCAGCGACTCGGCGGTGACGTTGAACCGCGCCAGCCGGCTGATGCCGCAGCCGACGAAGTAGACGAGCACCACCGCGTCCCAGCCGCCGCGCATGCCGAGCGCGAAGCCGAGCGCGGCCGGGGCGACGCCGAAGGAGACGACGTCGGCCAGGGAGTCGAGGTCGGCGCCGAACGGTGAGCTCCGCTGTCGCCAGCGGGCGACGCTCCCGTCCAGGACGTCGCAGACGAGCGCGATCGGGAACAGGCCGAGCGCCACCCACATGGCCGCCCGGTCGAGCGAGGCGACGTAGCTCATGCACAGGAGCACCGCGCCCATCCCGGCCGCGCCGTTCGTGAGCGTGATGAAGTCCGCGAGCGAGAAGCTGCGGAGCATGGTGAGCCGCTTCGGCCGCGGGCGGTCCTCGGCTGACTCTCCGGGGGCCGCTGGCTCAGCTCGATCGTGATCCATCGTGTCTTCCATCGCGGCCCGGCCCTTGCGCCACCGCCCGCGGCGCCCACTTTCGTCGTAGACACGTGTCTCGCGCAAGCAACGCGGTAGAGCCGGTCCTCTTCGGGCCGGACGATGACCACCCGCTCCACGTCAGGCTCGCGCGTCGCACGGCGCGGGTGCTCTGGCTCGCGGGCCGGGGATTCGTGCGCGACGAGGGCTTCCACCACGCGTCGGCCCTCGCCTTCGACACCGTGCTCGCGCTGGTGCCGCTCCTCGTGATCGTCGCCGGGGTGCTGCGCGCGCTCGGGGCGTGGAATCAGTTCCTCGGCTCGACCATCGAGCCGTGGCTGGAGATGACCCTCGGGCAGAGCCCCGAGAACATGGTCACGATGCGCGAGGCCTTCACGAAGGTCATCGAGCTGGGCGAGAGCGCCGACGTGACCGCGCTCGGCTTCATCGGGGTGGTCGCGCTGCTCTACCTCGTCTTGATCCTGCTGACGACGGTCGAGACCACGCTCAACCGCATCTGGGGCGCGCGCCGCCCCCGCACCCTCATGCGCCGAGCCGTCGACTACGCGGCGATCCTCTTCGTGATCCCCCTCGGCCTCGTGCTGGCCACCGTGCTCGGCTCCGGGCTGGGCGACTTCGCGTGGATGGGCGGCCTGCGCGGCGCTGTGCGCGAGGTGGTCGCGATGCTCGCGGTCTCGGGCGTGCTGACCTTCCTGTACCTGGTCATGCCGGCCGCCCGGAGCCGCTTCAAGTCCGCCCTCATCGGGGGCCTCGTGGCGGGCGCGCTGTGGCATCTGGGGCTGGAGGCCTACGCCCAGCTGCAGATCGGGGTCGCCCGCTACAACGTCATCTACTCCGGCTTCGCCACCCTGCCGCTCTTCCTCGTCTGGATCTTCGTCAGCTGGCTGCTGGTCCTCTTCGGCGCGGAGCTGGCCGCGGCGCACCAGGACGAGAGCGGCTTCCGCTGGCGCGTCCGCGAGGGAGAGGCGAGCGCGCGCACCCGCCACCGGCTCGGCGTGCGCTTCACGGCGGAGATCGCCCGCTCGTTCGTCCGAGGCGAGATGCCCCCCGACGTCCATCAGCACGCGGAGGAGTCGAGCATCCCCACCCGCCTGGCCGAGGACATCCTGGACGATCTGGCGCGCCACGGGATCCTGCTCCGCGCGCATCGAAACGGTGTGCCGACCTATGTGCTCAGCCGTGATCCGCGGACGCTCCGGCTGAGCGACGTGCTCGCCGCGCTGGACGAGTCGGCCGACCCGTACGAGCTGGGCCATCCGCGGAGCGACGAGGAGGCGAAGCAGCTGGCCGCGCTCGTCGATGATCTGGAGAAGGCGCCCGAGGGGACGCCGGCGAACCTCAGCCTGCGCGAGCTCGTCGAGTGGCTCGAGGCCGAGCACATCGAGCCCGAGCAGCGGCGGCACGCCCACTGATGCCCACCGGGGCGGGACGAAGATCCTGCTTGTAGCCTCCTGCCTCGACCCTAGAACGCAGGGACGGAGGTGGTGAGTTGAGCAGCTTGGAGGAGGCGGCCGCGAAGAGCGGTGATCGTCGCGGGACCGTGGCCCCCGGGGGGACCCCCATCGACTTCCAGGCCCTGGTCGAGGGGATCGACGCGATCACCTGGGAGATGGACACCGACGAGTGGCTCTTCACCTACGTGAGCCCGCAGGCAGAGGAGATGCTGGGCTATCCCCTGGAGCGCTGGCTCGAGCGCAACTTCTGGAACGAGATCCTCGTCCACCCCGATGACGCCATCTGGGCCGTCGACTTCTGCGTGTCGGCGACCCAGCGCAACGAGGATCACGAGTTCGAGTACCGCGCGAAGGCCGCGGACGGCCGCACGGTGTGGCTCAAGGACCTCGTCCGCGTGGTCGCCCGACCGGGCCGCTCGCCGCTCCTGCGCGGGGTGATGATCGACATCACCTCCGCCAAGGCCGCCGAGACGGAGGCGGAGCGCCTGCGACGGGAGCTGCTCGAGGCGCAGGAGCTCGCCCACATCGGGAGCTGGCAGTGGGTGGTCGCGGACGATCAGGTCACGTGGTCGGACGAGCTCTACCGGATCTACGGTCTCGACCCGAAGGGCTTCGGCGCGAGCTTCGCCGCGTACCTCGAGCGCGTGCACCCCGACGACCGGGAGCGCGTCCAGCAGACCATCGGCGGCCTCGTCCAGAGCGGCGGCTTCTTCGACTTCGAGGAGCGGATCGTGCGCCCCAATGGTGAGCTCCGCTACCTGCGGAGCCGCGGCCAGGCGGTGCTCGAGTCGGGCCGCGTGACCCGGCTCGTGGGCTCGTGTCAGGACATCACCGAGCAGAAGGAGGCCGAGGAGCGCGAGCGCACGCTCCTCTTCGAGCAGGTGGCTCGCCAGCAGGCGGAGTCGAGCCGCCAGCGTCTTCAGAACGTCTTCGAGCAGGCCCCCGCCGCCATCGCCGTGCTCGCGGGACCGAAGCTGGTGTTCGAGTCGACGAACGACGACTACGCGGCGCTCGTCGGGAGAGACGATCTGGTGGGCAAGCCCCTGCGGGAGGCGCTGGAGATCGAGCAGGAGACCATCTTCGAGCTGCTCGAGAACGTCTACCGGACCGGCGAGCCGTTCGTGGGCCGAGAGGTCCCGGTGCGCTTCCGGCCCGCCAACGGTGAGTGGCGCAGCGGCTGGTTCGACTTCGTCTATCAGCCGCTCCTGGAGGACGGAGGCGTGTACGGCGTCATGGTCCACGCCATCGACGTCACGGGGAAGGTCGAGGCGCGGCTGGAGCTCGAGGGCCTCACCGCGCGCCTCGCGGCCACGAACGAGGAGCTCGAGCAGTTCGCCTACGTGACCTCGCACGACCTGCGCGCGCCGCTGCGGGGCATCGCGAGCCTCGCGACCTGGATCGAGGAGGACGTGGGGGAGGCGCTCCCGCCTCGGAGCCGCGAGCACCTGGAGCTGCTGCGCTCTCGGGTGGCGCGTCTCGAGGGGCTCATCGACGGCATCCTGCAGTACTCACGCGCGGGCCGGCTCCGCGCGGAGGCCGAGTCCGTCGACGTGGGCAAGCTGCTCGACGACGTCCTGGACCTGCTCGCCCCGCCCCCCGGCGTCGTGCGGGTCGAAGGCGAGATGCCGACCGTCCGCGCCGAGCGCGTCCCGTTCCAGCAGGCGATGCAGAACCTCATCAGCAACGCGCTCAAGCACGGCGCGACGGAGTCGCCGCGCGTGGTCGTCCGCGCGAAGGAGCTCCCCGACGCGTGGGAGCTGTCGGTCGCAGACAACGGGCCGGGGATCGACCCCCGCTATCAAGACCGCATCTGGACCATCTTCCAGACCCTCAAGACCCGAGACGAGGTCGAAGGGACGGGCGTGGGCCTGTCACTCGTGAAGAAGATCGTGGAATCGCGGGGCGGCAGCGTGAGGGTCGACTCGACGCTCGGGCGCGGGGCGACGTTCCGGTTCACCTGGCCGAAGAGGTAGAGATTTGGAAAAGCAGCTGAAGATTCTCCTCGTCGAGGATGACGAGGTCGACGTGATGAACGTCAAGCGGGCTTTCGACAAGGCGCGCATCCAGAACCCCGTGGAGGTGGCCAAGGACGGCGTGCACGCGCTGAGTCTGCTGAAGGACCCGAGCTTCTCGAAGGAGCGGCTGCTCATCCTCCTGGACATCAACATGCCGCGCATGAACGGCATCGAGCTGCTGCGCGAGATCCGGAAGGACCCCGAGCTGCACTCGCTCCCGGTGGTGGTCCTGACCACCTCGGACGACGAGCGCGACAAGGTCGACGCCTTCGACCTCAACGTCGCCGGCTACCTGCTCAAGCCCGTGACGTTCCCGAAGTTCGTCGACATCCTCGACGTGTTGAACCGGTACTGGACCCTGGTCGAGTGGCCCTGAGCCCTGCCGAGCCGAACCTGCGCGTCCTGATCGTCGACGACGACCAGGTCGACCGGCTGTGGGCGCGACGCGCGCTCGCGCCCCTCTGCGTGGACGGCGGGCTCGGAGAGGCGGCGGACGCCGCGTCAGCCGAGCTGCAGCTCGGGACGGCGGAGTGGGACTGCGCGCTGGTCGACCATCAGCTGGGCGCGGACACCGGGCTCGAGCTGACCCAGCGCTTGCGCGCGGCGGGGCTCCGGGTCCCGGTCGTGATGTTCACGGGCCACGGCGACGAACAGGTCGCGGTCGCGGTGATGAAGGCGGGCGCGACCGACTACCTCTCGAAGAACGAGCGCACGCCCGAGGGGGTCCGGCGCGCGATCCGGAACGCGGTCGAGCTTGCGCGCGCGGCGAGAGAGCGAGAAGAGCTCGTCGAGCAGCTCGCGGCCGAGCGGGAGCGCCTCGAGCGGGCGGTCCGCGAACGGGACGACGTGCTCGCGATCGTGTCCCACGACCTGCGGAACCCCCTGTCGACCATCGCGCTCGCGGCCGATGAGCTCCCGGAGCTCGATCCCGCCGCGGTGACTCACATCGCCAAGGTGATCCGTCGCAACGTCAAGCGCGCCGAGCGTCTCATCTCCGATCTCCTGGACATCAGCCGCATCGAGCGCGGGGTGCTGACCCTGGACCTGCGCCCCTGCGACGTCGAGCGCGTGGGCCGCTCCGCGGTCCGCCACGCCGAGCTGATCGCGCAGCGGAAGGGCGTCTCCCTCGAGCTCCATGTGCGCGGCGACGGCGGGGACGTGCAGGCCGATCCGGACCGACTCTCGCAGGTGCTCGACAACCTGCTCTCGAACGCGATCCGCCACACGCCCGAAGGGGGTCGTGTGCTGCTGGCGATCGAGCACTCGGCCGAGGGCGCGCAGCTCGAGGTGCGGGACACCGGCCCGGGCGTGCCCAGCGAGGAGAGGGCTCGCCTCTTCGATCGCTTCTACCAGACCGGGCGGAAGAACGAAGGCGGGGCCGGGCTGGGCCTCGCCATCGCCAAGGGCCTCGTGGAGGCCCACCAGGGCAGCATCACCGTCGGCGACGCGCCCGAAGGCGGCGCCAGGTTCACGTTCCACATCCCGAGAACCTTGGCGACCCCGACCTACGCCGCGACGCCCTGAGGTTGGAGGGTCTGAACGCAGACCCTCCCCCCATGGGGCGAAGCGCCCATGGGGCCCCCCTCCCACCTACGGCGATTCGCGCGCTCCGCGCGCTCGGTCGCCGACCCCAGCGGCGGGGCGCTGGGGCCCCCGCGGCTCGCGCTTTCGCTTCGCGAAAGCTGGCCGCCTGCTTGGCGCGATGGAGTCGACCGCCCGGGGCCCCCGCGGCGCGGGGCTGGGGCCCCCGCGGCTCGCGCTTTCGCTTCGCGAAAGCTGGCCGCCTGTTCTGGCGCGATGGAGTCGACGGCGCGATGGAGTCGACGGCGCGGCTCGCGCTTTCGTTCCGCGAAAGCTGGCCGCGTGTTCTGGTTGGAGTGTTCTGGTTGGAGGGTCTGAACGCAGACCCTCCAACCTGCGGCGCTCCGCGCGCTGGCTCAGCGGCGGCGAAGGAAGAAGGCGCCGGCGCCGGCCAGGAGCAGCATGGCGAAGCCGTAGCCGCCAGAGCGACCCGGGACCGCGGCGCAGCTGATCGAGGCTTCACCCTCGGCCATGCACTCGCCGTCCATGCACATGGCGGTGCCGCGCGCGCTGGTGTCGACTTCGATGTCGAGCCGATCGCGGAGCTGCATGATGCAGGCGTCGACGCCGCCCTCGACGTCGACGTACTGGCCGTCGCAGAAGAGCGCGCCCGAAGGCTCGGTGCACTCGGCCTCGCAGCCGCCCTCCACGGTCGCGTAGCAGTCGACGTAGCCGTCCGCCTGACAGTCGACCTGACAGTCGACGTTGGCCTCGGCCTCGCAACGGCCCTGGCAGGACGCCTCGCAGCGGGCCATGCAGTCGGCCGACGGGGGCGTCGCCTCACAGGACGCGTCGCAGGAGCCGGCGTAGGTCGAGCGGCAGGAGGCCTCGCAGCGGGCCTGGGCGTCCATGTCCCCCGCCATGCCAGCGCACTCGGCCTCGCAGGAGGCCTCGACGGTCGCCTGGCAGTCGGCGCGGCAGTCGTAGGAGCCGGGGTCGACGGTGCAGGTGGCCTCACAGGCCGCCACGTCGCAGCTGGCTTCGCAGCTCGCCTCGGCGGTCGCGGTGCACGTGCCGTCGCAGCTGGCGTAGAGGTCGGCCGCGCAGGTCGCCTCGAGGGCGAAGGGCTCGCACATGGCCGTACATCCGCCGCCGATCAGGACCTCGCAGCGCGCGGTGGACGCGAGGTAGATGTCACCGCAGGCGCTCTGGGCGCTGGCGGTATGGGCGGTGAGAGGCAGGAGAAGCAGGGAAAAGAAAGGCAGCAGTCCAAGTCGCGATCGCATCGATCCTCCATCCGGGGTGCACCACCGGGCCGAAGCTATCGCCGAACCACCGGCGAGCAGTCGGGGGCTCCCCCACATGGCCGTTGGACGTAGGCCCGGCCCCGGAGCTTCATAGCGAAAAACCATCAATGATCTTCCACGCTTCCGAGCCACGCGTGGCGGAGGGCGTGAGGGGTCGCGCGCCGGAGGTTTGCGGGGTGCGCGGCTGCCGCCATAGTGTCGCGGTCATGGCAAGCCCCACCGCCGGGATCACCCTCAGCGATCCGACCTTCGAGCCGAAGGACCGACGCAACGCGTTCGAGCGCTTCTGGCTGAACCTCATCTCCGATGAGCGTGACCTGCCATTCATCCCGCTCGCGCTGCAGATGACCTTCGTGATCATCCCCCTCGCGGTGCTGCTCTACGTGCCCGGCGTCTTCCGCTGGTGGCTGGCGCCCGTGTACTGGGCGGTCGTCTTCCCCGGGTTCATGGACCGCTACATGCTGATGCTCCACAACGCGAGCCATCGGCGCCTGTTCAAGCGGAAGTACAACTTCTTGAACAAGTGGGTGCCGTGGGTGATCGGCATCTTCTGCGGTCAGACGCCGGAGACCTACTACATCCACCACATCACGATGCACCACGCGGAGGGCAACCTCCCGAACGACCTGTCGTCGACGATGAAGTACCAGCGGGACAGCCGCATCGCGTGGCTGCGCTACTTCTTCCGCTTCTTCTTCTTCATCCTCTTCGACATGACGCGCTACCAGCTCCGCAAGAAGCGCTACCCGCTGCTGCGGAAGATGCTGATCGGAGAGCTGTCGTTCTACGCCATCACCGCGGCGATGATGTTCGTCAACTGGCAGGCGACGGTGACCGTCTTCGTCGTGCCGCTCGTGGTCATTCGCATCCTCATGATGGCCGGCAACTGGGGTCAGCACGCCTTCGTCGACCCGGACGATCCGAGCAACGACTACAAGAGCGCGATCACGTGCATCAACGCGCGCTACAACCACCGCGGGTTCAACGACGGCTACCACATCAGCCATCACCTGGTGGCCAACCGGCACTGGACCGACCACCCGGCCGAGCTGCAGGAGAACCTCCAGGCCTACGTCGACAACGACGCGATCATCTTCGAGGGCATCGACTTCTTCATGGTCTGGCTGTACCTGATGCTGGGTCGGAAGGACTGGCTCGTGGAGCGCTTCGTCGATCTCCGCGAGGAGAAGCGCAGCAAGGAAGAGATCCTCGCGCTCTTCGAACGTCGCCTGAAGAAGTTCTCGCCCGAGCAGCTCGCCGCGCTCCAGAAGTAGCCGGCTTGGCCTCGGAGAGCGTCGCCCTATAGTGGCGCTCGGAGGACGACGCATGGACACGATCGCGGTGCTGGGGATGGGGCTCTTGGGGCGGGGGTTCGCGGAGAACCTCCTCGCGAAGGGCCACGAGGTTCGGGTCTGGAACCGCACCGCGAGCCGGTGCGAGCCGCTCGTCGAGCAGGGCGCGGTCGCGGCCGAGACGCCCGAAGAGGCGGTGCGAGGGGCCGCCCGCGTCCACCTCGTGCTCGCGGCCGACGACGCGGTCGAGGCGGTCCTCGCCGCGCTGCGGCCCGGCCTCGGCGAAGGCGTCTACGTCGTCGACCACAGCACGAACCTGCCCGCGGGCGTGGCGGCGCGCTTCGATCGCCTGCGCGGCGAGGGCATCCTCTACGTGCACGCGCCGGTCTTCATGGGTCCGAAGAACTCACGCGAAGGCACGGGCCTGATGTTGCTCAGCGGCCCGGCCGAGGACGAGACGGCCCTCCGCCCCGCGCTCGAGACGATGACGGGCCGCGTGCTCCACCTCGGCCCCGAGCCCGACAAGGCGGCCAAGCTCAAGATCACCGGCAATGGCATGCTCATCATGCTCACCGCGGCGATGGGCGACCTCTTCCGCATGGGCGAAGCGTCCGGCGTCACCACGGACGAGATCCTCGCGCTCTTCGATCAGTTCTCTCCCACCGCGTCCGGCATGGGCCGTCGCGCGCTCGCCTCGGGCGACCAGCCAGTGGGCTTCGAGATGACGATGGCGCGCAAGGACGTGCGCCTGATGCTCGAGACGGCCGGCGACGCGCAGCTCACCGTCCTCCCCTCCGTCGCCGCCGCCATGGACGCGGCGATCGAGGCGGGACGCGGCGCCGAGGACTTCGCGGCCCTCGCCGACCCGAAGCGCGGCTGACGCCGCCCGATTTTTTTTCGTTTCTCCACGCAACCTCCCAAGCGTTCGCGCGATGCGTCACGCGAACTGGCCGATACACGGCAAGGGAGGGAAGAGATGCTGACGAACGATTGGGCGCGCAGGAGCGCGCCGTGGGTGATTTGCGCCCTGACCATGGTCGGGTGCGATGGAATGGTGATGTGCCCGGAGGGCGCGGAGCTCGTGGAGGGCGAGTGCGTGATGCCGCCGGACGCCGACGTGCCGATGGACGGGGACGTGCCGATGGACGCCGAGGCCCGGATGGACGCCGAGGCCCCGATGGACGCCGAGCCCCCGATGGACGGCGCCCCGCCGATCATGGAAGACGGCGGGCGAATGGACGAGGACGGGGGCACGACGCCGCCCGACGGCGGGGTGCCGCCGGACCTGCCCGACTCGGGTCCTCCCACCTGTCCGACGCCCGACACGTGGTACCGCGACTGGGACCGCGACGGGCGTGGAGACCCGGCCGCGAGCGTCGAGAGCTGTGACCCGGTCGACGGCTTCGTGATGAACGCCGACGACTGCGACGACGGCTGCGACACATGCTGGACCGGCGCGTCCGAGCTGTGCGACAGCCGCGACAACGACTGCAACGGCAGCGTCGACGAGGGCGTGACGTCCACGTTCTATCGGGACGGGGACGGCGACGGGCACGGCAACCCCGCCATGACCTCGACCGGCTGCTCCGCGCCGAGCGGCTTCGTCACGAGCGACACCGACTGCGACGACACCTGCGCCGCCTGCTACCCCGGCAACACCGAGACCTGCGACGGCGAAGACAACGACTGTGACGGGAGCACCGATGAGGGGCTCTTGACCACCTACTACGCCGACGCGGACGCCGACGGACACGGCGACGCGTCAGCCAGCGTCAGCGCGTGCACCGCGCCCGCGGGGCACGTCACCGTCGGCGACGACTGCGACGACACCTGCGCCGCCTGCTATCCCGGCAACACCGAGACCTGCGACGGCGAGGACAACGACTGTGACGGGAGCACCGATGAGGGGCTCTTGACCACCTACTACGCCGATGTCGACGGCGACGGACACGGCGACGCCTCCACGGCCGTCAGCGCGTGCAGCGCGCCCAGCGGGCACGTCACCGTCGGCGACGACTGCAACGACACCTGCGCCGCCTGCTACCCGGGGCGGGCGGAGGTCTGCGACAGCGAGGACAACGACTGCGACGGGAGCACCGACGAGGGCGTGCTGAGCACCTTCTATCGAGACATAGACGGTGACGGCTTCGGCGTGACCTCCTCGAGCACCCAGGCTTGCCGTCAGCCCGCCGGCTACGCGGGCACGGGCGGCGACTGCAACGACGCGTGCGCGACGTGCAACCCGTCCGCGACGGAGGTCTGCGACACCCTCGACAACGACTGCGACGCGGGCGTGGACGAGGGCGTGCAGACGCGCTTCTACCGAGACGCGGACGGCGACGGGCACGGGCTCGCCTCGAGCAGCGTGCTCGCTTGCAGCGCGCCGAGCGGTCACGTCACCTCGATGGACGACTGCGACGACACCTGCGGCGTCTGTTACCCCGGCAACGCCGAGGTCTGTGACGGCGAGAACAACGACTGCGACGCCGACGTCGACGAGGGCGTGCTCGACACGTTCTACCGCGACGGCGACGGCGACGGGCACGGCCGCGACGACATGACCACCTTCGCGTGCTCGCCGCCGAGCGGCTACGCGGGCATGGGCATGGACTGCGACGACGCGGCGTCTTCGACCTACCCGGGCGCGAGCGAGCTCTGCAACGCCATCGACGACGACTGCGACGGCAGCCGCGACGAGACGTTCACCTGCGTCGAAGGCGAGAGCACCGGCTGCACGACCTCGTGTGGCACGCGCGGCACGGGCACCTGCACGACGTCGTGCGAAGAGCCCGACGCCGCCGCGTGCACGCCGCCGACCGAGACGTGCAACTACGTCGACGACGACTGCGACGGGTATCTGGACGAGTATCTGTTCTCGGCGGGCTCGCCGAGCATCTACGCCAGCGGGAGTCGGCTGGAGCGGCCCCGCGCCTTCGAGTGTCAGGGTGACGTGTGTGCCTTCTTTCACTCGGCCGGACAGGTCTTGGGGTGGCGCATGGAGCGCGACGGAACGGTGCTCCGCTCCGCCGTGCCCCACGCCGGCAACGACACCTTCGACGTCGGCTACCGGAGCGGTGACTCGCGCATCGCGTACGCCTACGCCGAAGGCTCACAGATCCGGGTCCGCCTGCTCGACGTGGGCACACTCAACTCCGTGAGGAGCGCCACGATCCCCGTGAGCACACCCTACCTCCGGGTCGTCGTGGACTCGACCTCGGCGTGGGTCTACGCCCGCGTGGGGAGCTGGATCAACCGCTACCGCATCAACAAGAGCACCGGCGCGTGGGACGGTGTCACGGACTCCGTCACGCTCACCGACCTGCCCTTCGACGTCGACGCGTCTCGCCACTTCGGAGAGCCGCACTACGTCAGCTACGTCACGCCGTACTCGCACAACGCGGTGTTCATCGGACGGGTGTCGTCCAGCGGCGCGCTCACCACCGAGACGATCGCCTCGATGCCGAGCGGGGTCACGGCCATCGATCCGGCGATCGGGACCGCGCCCGACGGACAGATCGTCGTCGCGTGGGCTGAGCGCGGCAGCAACTACTTCGTGAACCGCATTCGACGCGCCCACAAGACGAGCTGGTCGGCCACGCCGGCCATCGGGACGCTCCGCATGGGTTGGACGACTTCGGATGGAGAGGGCGCCCCCAACCTCTTGATCGACGTGGGCTACGCCCGAGGGAGCGCCGCGCATGAGGTCTTCCACGTGGTCACCTCGCAGCGGTTGTGGAACTCGACCTCCCCAGAGCTCGGTGACGTGGGTGCGTACACGATCCAGCGCTCGAGCGGGGGCACTTCGGTCGACGAGATCGGGGTGGGAGGGAGCCGACGCCGACACGGAGGCGTGGCGGCTGCTCCGTCGATGGACACGTCGTTCGTCGTCTTCTACGAGCACACCGTCACCGGAGGCACCTGGCGACCGATCGGCTGCTGAGCGGAGCGTTCGACGAGATCGCGGCGCCTTCCCTCGGGAGGGCGCCGCGTCTCGTTCAGGACCAGGTGACGCGGTAGCGGATGACCACGGTCGGCACGCCATGGGCGCGCTCGTCGGCGGGCGTGAGGGAGACGTCGACGGACGCGTCGGAGGCGCCGCTCAGCGGGAGGCAGACGCGGAGGAACTCGCTCGAGATCTCCGCGTACCAGGGCGCGAGGTGAGACGGCGTGCCGCTCCGCACGACCAGCGCCTCTCGGTCGCCCTGCTTGTCCACCTGGACCCGCCCGAAGTCGAAGTAGCGCCCCGCGATGCGGGGCAGCGCCTGCGTCACCGCCATCGGCGAGGCGAGCCCGAGGATCCAGCGATAGACGCCCTTCAGGTCGTCCTCCGCCTGGCCCCGCGCGCGACGCCGCGCGTACTCGGAGAAGCTCTTCCCGGTCAGCTCCGCGATCACCTGGGTGACGGGCACGATCGGGGCCGTGTCATACCAGCTGGCGGCGAGGAAGGGCTGCCGCATGAACGCGCGGAGCGCGTCGCTGGGCAGCTCCGCGAGCACCCGATCGACGCCGCCGGTCACGTCCGCCGCGAGCGCCTGGACCAGCGCTCGGTAGGCGAGACCCTTCATGCGGAACGGGCTCTTCCCCGGCTCCCAGGGCCACTCTTCTACCGCTATCGACATCCCCCGATGGGAATGTACGTCAGTTCGTGGTCACGCTGAACCGGCCGTGAAGCGAGCGAGGGCGTCGGCGAGCTCGATCGCCTGCGTCTTCTGGATGTTGTGACCGCCTTCGTCGAAGGCGAGGCGTGGGCCGTCGGGGAGCTCGCGCGCGAGGGAGAGGCCGATGGTCTCCTCGACGAGGCGGTCGTCTCGCGCCCAGGCGAGCAGGGTGGGGCAGCGGACGCGGCGCGCGGCGGCGCGGTGATCGGCGAACGAGATCTGGGAGAAGATGCGCGTCGTCTCCACCAGCTCGCCCAGCGGCGTCGACGCCGGGAAGCCCGCGCGCCGGAAGCCTCGTTTCATCGGCGCGGCGAGCAGCCGCGGGATTCCGGGCACGCCGAGCAGGCGCGCGACGTCGGGGCTGCGCAGGGTGCGGCGCGCGAGCCGATGGACGTGGAGCCCCACCGACGCGAGCAGCGCGAGGCGCTCGACCCGCGGCTCCTCCGCCGCCACCGCCATCGCGAGCGGACCGCCCATCGAGTGCGCAAGGAGAGTGACGCGATCGAGACCGAGCGCGTCGATCGCATCTCGCACGAAGCGCACGCGGTCGGGGAGGCGCGCGCCGGTGCCGGTGCGGACGGGCGTCGCGCCGAAGCCCGGTTGATCCAGCCGCACGAAGCGCACGCGGCCGTCGAGGGCGGAGGCGAGCCAGCGGAAGTCGCGCACCGAGCCGGGCAGGCCGTGGATCGCGAGCGCCGTCGGGCCCGCGCCCTCCTCGGTGTACGCGA from Sandaracinaceae bacterium encodes the following:
- a CDS encoding NAD(P)-dependent oxidoreductase — protein: MDTIAVLGMGLLGRGFAENLLAKGHEVRVWNRTASRCEPLVEQGAVAAETPEEAVRGAARVHLVLAADDAVEAVLAALRPGLGEGVYVVDHSTNLPAGVAARFDRLRGEGILYVHAPVFMGPKNSREGTGLMLLSGPAEDETALRPALETMTGRVLHLGPEPDKAAKLKITGNGMLIMLTAAMGDLFRMGEASGVTTDEILALFDQFSPTASGMGRRALASGDQPVGFEMTMARKDVRLMLETAGDAQLTVLPSVAAAMDAAIEAGRGAEDFAALADPKRG
- a CDS encoding putative metal-binding motif-containing protein; the protein is MLTNDWARRSAPWVICALTMVGCDGMVMCPEGAELVEGECVMPPDADVPMDGDVPMDAEARMDAEAPMDAEPPMDGAPPIMEDGGRMDEDGGTTPPDGGVPPDLPDSGPPTCPTPDTWYRDWDRDGRGDPAASVESCDPVDGFVMNADDCDDGCDTCWTGASELCDSRDNDCNGSVDEGVTSTFYRDGDGDGHGNPAMTSTGCSAPSGFVTSDTDCDDTCAACYPGNTETCDGEDNDCDGSTDEGLLTTYYADADADGHGDASASVSACTAPAGHVTVGDDCDDTCAACYPGNTETCDGEDNDCDGSTDEGLLTTYYADVDGDGHGDASTAVSACSAPSGHVTVGDDCNDTCAACYPGRAEVCDSEDNDCDGSTDEGVLSTFYRDIDGDGFGVTSSSTQACRQPAGYAGTGGDCNDACATCNPSATEVCDTLDNDCDAGVDEGVQTRFYRDADGDGHGLASSSVLACSAPSGHVTSMDDCDDTCGVCYPGNAEVCDGENNDCDADVDEGVLDTFYRDGDGDGHGRDDMTTFACSPPSGYAGMGMDCDDAASSTYPGASELCNAIDDDCDGSRDETFTCVEGESTGCTTSCGTRGTGTCTTSCEEPDAAACTPPTETCNYVDDDCDGYLDEYLFSAGSPSIYASGSRLERPRAFECQGDVCAFFHSAGQVLGWRMERDGTVLRSAVPHAGNDTFDVGYRSGDSRIAYAYAEGSQIRVRLLDVGTLNSVRSATIPVSTPYLRVVVDSTSAWVYARVGSWINRYRINKSTGAWDGVTDSVTLTDLPFDVDASRHFGEPHYVSYVTPYSHNAVFIGRVSSSGALTTETIASMPSGVTAIDPAIGTAPDGQIVVAWAERGSNYFVNRIRRAHKTSWSATPAIGTLRMGWTTSDGEGAPNLLIDVGYARGSAAHEVFHVVTSQRLWNSTSPELGDVGAYTIQRSSGGTSVDEIGVGGSRRRHGGVAAAPSMDTSFVVFYEHTVTGGTWRPIGC
- a CDS encoding alpha/beta fold hydrolase translates to MPESPSDPSIRLARLERGPFAYTEEGAGPTALAIHGLPGSVRDFRWLASALDGRVRFVRLDQPGFGATPVRTGTGARLPDRVRFVRDAIDALGLDRVTLLAHSMGGPLAMAVAAEEPRVERLALLASVGLHVHRLARRTLRSPDVARLLGVPGIPRLLAAPMKRGFRRAGFPASTPLGELVETTRIFSQISFADHRAAARRVRCPTLLAWARDDRLVEETIGLSLARELPDGPRLAFDEGGHNIQKTQAIELADALARFTAGSA